A window of [Ruminococcus] lactaris ATCC 29176 genomic DNA:
CACGCTGGATATAAACAATATCATCCACGATCGTAATACCGTCTGTTGCAAGTCCGGCAATACATAACGCTGCCCCTGCACGAAGATCGGGTGCACTGACTCTGGCTGCTGAAAACTTCTCCACACCCTCGATCGTAGCAGAATTACCTTCCACCTTGATATTCGCTCCCATACGTGCAAGCTCATCAAGATACTTAAAGCGATTCTCAAAAATACTCTCTGTGATCGTACTTGTTCCACTTGCAAGTGCAAGTACTACACCGATCTGCGGCTGCATATCTGTAGGATACCCCGGATATGGAAGTGTCTTCACCTGCGTACTCTTCAGCCTGCCCTTTGCCACTACACGGACTGCATCGTCAAACTCTTCCACTTCACAGCCGATATCGATCAGCTTTGAAATGGTCGCGTCAAGATGCTTCGGGATCACATTCAGAACCGTCACATCTCCACGGGTCGCTGCTGCAGCAAACATAAATGTACCTGCCTCGATCTGATCCGGGATGATAGAATACTCTGCTTTATGAAGTGACTTCACTCCACGGATCTTGATCACATCCGTTCCTGCTCCTCTGATATTCGCTCCCATACTGTTCAGGAAGTTCGCCACATCTACTACATGAGGCTCTTTTGCAACATTCTCCATGATCGTGATACCATCAGCCATTGCTGCTGCCATCATCACATTGATCGTAGCTCCAACCGTTACCACATCAAAATACAGATGCGTTCCTTTCAGATGCTCTGCCTCTGCAACGATCTTTCCGTACTCAATATCCACATCTGCCCCTAAAGCCCGGAAACCTTTCAGATGTTGGTCGATCGGTCTGCTTCCGATATTGCAGCCTCCCGGAAGTGCCACTTCCGCTCTCTTGTACTTGCCCAGCAATGCTCCCAGAAGGTAATAGGATGCTCTTATCTTCTTTATATAATCATAATCAATGCTAAAATCTCCGATCGTGCTTCCGTTAATCTTCACCGTATGCCTGTCAATACGCTGAACCATAGCCCCGATCCCTTCGATGGCTTCCAGCATCACGTTAATATCATTCACATCCGGAAGGTTCTCGATCAATACCGGCTCATCTGCCATGATCGCTGCTGCAAGGATACCTAAAGCGGCATTCTTGGCACCACCAATCTCAACTTCCCCTACCAGCGGATTCCCGCCTTTTATGATATATTGTTCCATTTCACACCTCAATAATCTTATTTTATTATCTCCCCATAAGTCAATGCATACCGTCCACAGCCTGCTGCCGCATTCCCCAAGTCCCTGCTGCCCGCCCCCTCAAGACGGGTGCCATCGTTCACTGCAAATATATAGCAGGAACTCTTAACGGTCTATTCCATATATAATTATACCACAAAATCGTGCTTTATGGAATCCCTTTTTTCCGGTGCATCATTCCCGCTGCTTTTCAGGCTTCTCCCTCAACTACCCGGATCACATTATCGATCGTCTCTTCGATCTGACAGCCATCCTCATCAATCGTGATATCCGCATACTTTTCAAAATAACCCACACGCTCATCATACAGATTTTTCAATGTCTGTCCTTCTTTCAGCACGACCCCTCTTTTTTTCGGATTTCTGATCCTCTTCTTTATTGTCTGATAAGAAGCCTTCAGATATACAATCTTTCCGATCTCTTTAAAATGTTCCATTGCTTCTTCACAGTAAATAACACTTCCGCCCGGTGAGATCACTGCATTCTCACACTGAATATCCCGGTTGACCTGATTCTCGATCTTAAGGAATCCGTCATCTCCCACCTCTGCAATGATCTCCCGGAGCAGCTTTCCTTCTTGTTCCTGTATCAGAAGGTCTGAATCAATAAAGTTCATTCCAAGCCTCTTGGCAACTACAATACCGACCGTACTTTTCCCTACAGCCGGCATCCCGATAAATATAAGATTTTCTTTCATATGTATTCTGTCCCTTCCTCCCGGTCACGCTCTTCCTTTTCAGGACTGTTATCTATAATATGATGTTGGGGTCAAAAGCCCCCAACTATGATGCCTACGGATTGTTCCGTGCGTTGCACTCCCACAATCCTCCCAATTATTCGCATATCGTGGGATTGTCATCCCACTTTTAGGCTCATATTGGGGCGGGTCCCAAGGCCTTTCATCCACTTATGAGCAAGCTCATGTGGATTTAGACCTTTTGACCCTGGCATCTATATATAAGCGGATTATAGCACATAATTCATATTTCATACAAGTATACCGCCCGGCTGATCCTCCGTTTAAACGGTCTAAAAACTGCCGTTTATATAAAATTGATTCCGTGTCCTGCGATTCCGGCATCTTTGATTGTACAATTCCTGATATAACATAAGCTCGATCATATCTTTCAACTGTGCATTTTTTTCAATTTCAAGATATCTTTCCTCATTTTTTCTTACATTTTCATAAATTCTTCCGCACATCAGCTGTAATTGCAGCCGGTCCGGATACTCATCATAGATGACACTGTTCCCATATTCCATCCGGTCACACTCCTCTTCTATATAAGGAAGAATCCTCTTTGCAAGAGCCGGATAAAGACTCTTCATATACTCCAGATCCATTCTCTCCACCCGTTCATCATCATAAGCAAGCGGCATCGGATAAGCCATATAATAAGGCAGTTTCTGATTCATTTCATTCACTCCCGGTCTGACATTATATTTCACTATATGCAAAATACAGCCAAAGGTTCTTTTGTGCCGACGAGGCGATTTTAGGCAGAATCACTGCTAATGCCCGGCTGCTCTATTTTACACAACAGGCAAAGGAAATAAAAAGGGGAAAGCCTTATTCGCTCTCCCGTAAAATATTCAATATCTCAAGTCTTGTTCCGCCAAGTCCGATCACATCATCCTTCTGGATCACTACCGGCCTTGTCACCGCTTCCCCGTTCAGATAAGTTCCGTTCCTTGATCCTTCATCTTTCAGATATAACTTATCGCCTCTGTGAACGATCACACAATGCTTCTTGGATACTCTTCCATCTTCTGATAATGAAAGATATCTTTCATAGCCCTGTCCCGACTCTGCTCTTCCGATCCCAATATTACTGTAAAAAATAAAACTGTACTTTGTCCACGAATCCAGATCTTCCAGGATTACTTTCCACTGGCGGCGTTTCTTCTGCTCTTTTCT
This region includes:
- a CDS encoding FHA domain-containing protein, producing MWYWIVMAVLVIGCIALLSGTFFSIKKNKAEEAAKRAEARKKKRKKPADAEEAQQPGDRRKRADGRPQSSQGAENGRQQYAQARREEARRAQAEQRKEQKKRRQWKVILEDLDSWTKYSFIFYSNIGIGRAESGQGYERYLSLSEDGRVSKKHCVIVHRGDKLYLKDEGSRNGTYLNGEAVTRPVVIQKDDVIGLGGTRLEILNILRESE
- a CDS encoding UDP-N-acetylglucosamine 1-carboxyvinyltransferase, translated to MEQYIIKGGNPLVGEVEIGGAKNAALGILAAAIMADEPVLIENLPDVNDINVMLEAIEGIGAMVQRIDRHTVKINGSTIGDFSIDYDYIKKIRASYYLLGALLGKYKRAEVALPGGCNIGSRPIDQHLKGFRALGADVDIEYGKIVAEAEHLKGTHLYFDVVTVGATINVMMAAAMADGITIMENVAKEPHVVDVANFLNSMGANIRGAGTDVIKIRGVKSLHKAEYSIIPDQIEAGTFMFAAAATRGDVTVLNVIPKHLDATISKLIDIGCEVEEFDDAVRVVAKGRLKSTQVKTLPYPGYPTDMQPQIGVVLALASGTSTITESIFENRFKYLDELARMGANIKVEGNSATIEGVEKFSAARVSAPDLRAGAALCIAGLATDGITIVDDIVYIQRGYERFEEKLRSLGGIIEKVSSEKEIQKFRLKVG
- a CDS encoding shikimate kinase, with product MKENLIFIGMPAVGKSTVGIVVAKRLGMNFIDSDLLIQEQEGKLLREIIAEVGDDGFLKIENQVNRDIQCENAVISPGGSVIYCEEAMEHFKEIGKIVYLKASYQTIKKRIRNPKKRGVVLKEGQTLKNLYDERVGYFEKYADITIDEDGCQIEETIDNVIRVVEGEA